A window of Cryptomeria japonica chromosome 3, Sugi_1.0, whole genome shotgun sequence contains these coding sequences:
- the LOC131874429 gene encoding putative ripening-related protein 6 — MAVSELPAQRKEKRREEKRMGKLKLVLLVFCVIMMMMTMCTSASERRGRMTVNSFEKGGDGGGPSACDGHFHSNKDHWVALPPATFDHNSNCFRKLKISARGKSTVATVIDECAKPCKDDIVDASESVWKALGVHRGDNDFGLMPITWHFIS, encoded by the coding sequence ATGGCCGTGAGTGAGTTGCCAGCacaaagaaaagagaagagaagagaagagaagagaatggGGAAACTGAAATTGGTGTTGTTGGTATTCTgcgtgattatgatgatgatgacaatgtgtACAAGTGCGAGTGAAAGACGGGGAAGAATGACGGTGAACAGCTTCGAGaaaggaggggatggaggtggacCCTCGGCTTGTGATGGGCACTTCCATTCCAACAAAGATCACTGGGTGGCTCTTCCTCCTGCCACCTTTGATCATAACTCCAACTGTTTCCGCAAACTGAAAATCAGTGCGCGAGGGAAGTCTACGGTGGCCACCGTCATCGATGAATGTGCGAAGCCGTGCAAGGATGATATCGTGGACGCCTCTGAGAGTGTTTGGAAAGCCCTCGGCGTGCACCGCGGTGATAATGACTTCGGCCTCATGCCCATCACCTGGCATTTCATCTCCTAG